Proteins encoded within one genomic window of Bradyrhizobium sp. CB1717:
- a CDS encoding di-trans,poly-cis-decaprenylcistransferase, translating into MQSETTSRNEKLHVGIIMDGNGRWATRRGLSRVRGHEAGVEAIRRIVEAAPKQGIGTLTLYAFSTDNWRRPKAEVAALMTLLRFYLANEVQSLVRNGVRLTVIGRRDRLPDGIATAITRAEEATAQGGTLHLRIAVDYSARDAILNAAAKAAALTSLTREAFSQLVTGEAGLRDVDLIIRTSGEKRLSDFLLWEGAYAELHFTERMWPEFEASDLDEALAAFHNRERRFGGLQAILPEEVPSLSRV; encoded by the coding sequence ATGCAAAGTGAAACCACGTCCCGCAACGAGAAGCTTCATGTCGGCATCATCATGGACGGCAACGGCAGATGGGCCACGCGCCGCGGCCTGTCACGCGTGCGCGGTCACGAGGCCGGCGTCGAAGCCATCCGCCGCATCGTCGAGGCCGCGCCCAAGCAGGGCATCGGCACGCTGACGCTCTATGCGTTCTCCACCGACAATTGGCGGCGACCCAAGGCCGAGGTCGCCGCGCTGATGACCTTGCTGCGCTTCTATCTCGCCAACGAGGTGCAGAGCCTCGTCAGGAACGGCGTGCGTCTCACCGTGATCGGTCGCCGCGACCGGTTGCCTGACGGCATCGCCACCGCGATCACGCGCGCCGAGGAGGCGACCGCCCAGGGCGGCACGTTGCATCTACGTATCGCCGTCGACTACTCCGCGCGCGATGCCATCCTCAACGCGGCGGCCAAGGCGGCGGCGCTGACCAGCCTGACCCGCGAAGCGTTCTCGCAGCTCGTCACCGGCGAGGCCGGCCTTCGCGATGTCGACCTCATCATCCGCACCTCCGGCGAGAAGCGGCTGTCGGACTTCCTGCTCTGGGAAGGCGCCTATGCCGAGCTGCACTTCACCGAGCGGATGTGGCCCGAATTCGAGGCGAGCGATCTCGATGAGGCGCTCGCCGCCTTCCACAACCGCGAGCGCCGCTTTGGCGGCCTGCAGGCCATCCTGCCCGAAGAGGTGCCCTCGCTCTCTCGTGTGTGA
- a CDS encoding transcriptional regulator has translation MSKTDSAPFSYEGLDRVIHEKARLGLLTSLMAHPKGLAFADLKQLCGLTDGNLSRHLAVLQEAGLVEVTKGYEGNRPHTTCRLTKAGRRRFLDYLAVLERLVRDAAKAAGREAPPLGRLGIIST, from the coding sequence ATGTCGAAGACTGACAGCGCGCCCTTTTCCTATGAAGGGCTCGACCGCGTGATCCACGAGAAGGCAAGGCTCGGGCTGCTGACCTCGCTGATGGCGCATCCCAAAGGGCTGGCGTTCGCCGATCTCAAGCAGCTCTGCGGCCTCACCGACGGCAATCTCAGCCGGCATCTTGCCGTGCTCCAGGAGGCCGGCCTCGTCGAGGTGACCAAGGGCTATGAGGGCAATCGCCCGCATACCACCTGCCGCCTGACGAAAGCCGGCCGCCGTCGCTTCCTCGACTATCTCGCCGTGCTCGAACGCCTGGTGCGCGACGCGGCGAAAGCCGCCGGGCGCGAGGCGCCGCCGCTCGGCCGCCTCGGCATCATCTCGACCTGA
- a CDS encoding serine protease has product MWLKSLIVASVLQVGVVAAHAAGPYGSVNVGNWIGGAFSNDETGVFSHCAATTPYANGVILVVGYNATGTWSLAFASPSYRFKQGESAAIDVIFDGQEQARLFATANQPNMLTAVMPANVVRTFQKASLMVATSGRTVLNFDLTSTGPVIAALSNCVTRVKADGLNKAGDFTKGAAKPASVAEKQAPPPASGKPARAKSGTGFVVSANGHIVTNNHVIDGCVGDIKGNLTGEASMVLRVVSSDANNDLALLQAPSTTTFKDFARIRDRSIRSGDAVTAIGFPFHGLLSSDFTVTTGIVSSLSGMRNDSRFLQISAPIQPGNSGGPLFDTTGQIVGVVTGKIPALRIAAATGNIPENINFAIKTGVLRDFLDNSVVPYQTAEPKSELKTTDIAGNARPYTMLISCNGTEQVDAKR; this is encoded by the coding sequence ATGTGGCTTAAGTCGTTGATCGTTGCGTCCGTGTTGCAGGTGGGTGTCGTAGCGGCGCATGCGGCAGGGCCGTACGGTTCCGTCAATGTCGGCAACTGGATCGGCGGCGCCTTCAGCAATGACGAGACGGGCGTGTTCTCGCATTGTGCGGCGACGACGCCCTACGCCAACGGCGTCATTCTCGTGGTGGGCTACAATGCCACCGGCACATGGTCGCTGGCCTTTGCGAGTCCCAGCTACCGCTTCAAGCAGGGCGAGAGCGCCGCGATCGACGTCATCTTCGACGGCCAGGAGCAGGCAAGGTTGTTTGCCACCGCCAATCAGCCGAACATGCTCACGGCCGTCATGCCCGCCAATGTCGTGCGAACGTTTCAGAAGGCCAGCCTGATGGTCGCGACGAGCGGCCGCACCGTCCTGAATTTCGACCTGACCTCGACCGGACCCGTGATCGCGGCCCTCTCCAATTGCGTCACCAGGGTGAAAGCCGACGGGCTCAATAAGGCCGGCGATTTCACCAAGGGCGCGGCCAAGCCGGCATCGGTAGCGGAGAAGCAGGCGCCGCCGCCGGCCAGCGGCAAACCTGCGAGGGCCAAGAGCGGCACCGGCTTCGTGGTGAGTGCGAACGGCCACATCGTCACCAACAACCATGTGATCGACGGCTGCGTCGGCGACATCAAGGGCAACCTCACCGGCGAGGCTTCGATGGTGCTGCGCGTCGTGTCGAGCGACGCGAACAACGATCTCGCTCTCTTGCAGGCGCCGTCGACGACGACATTCAAGGACTTTGCGCGCATTCGCGACCGTTCAATCCGCTCCGGCGATGCCGTCACCGCAATCGGCTTTCCCTTCCATGGCCTTCTAAGCTCGGATTTCACCGTGACTACCGGCATCGTCAGCTCGCTCAGCGGCATGCGCAACGATTCGCGTTTCCTGCAAATCAGTGCACCCATACAGCCCGGCAATAGCGGCGGGCCGCTGTTCGATACCACTGGTCAGATCGTGGGCGTGGTCACCGGAAAGATCCCGGCATTGCGTATCGCCGCTGCGACCGGCAACATTCCTGAAAACATCAACTTCGCCATCAAGACCGGCGTGCTGCGCGACTTCCTCGACAACTCCGTGGTGCCCTATCAGACCGCCGAGCCGAAGAGCGAACTCAAGACCACCGATATCGCCGGCAACGCCCGGCCCTATACGATGCTGATCTCGTGCAACGGGACGGAGCAGGTGGACGCGAAGCGGTAG
- a CDS encoding thioredoxin family protein translates to MQQHQVVSREQWIAARKAHLAREKELTQARERLADERRQLPWVKVDKTYVFNGPNGKVTLSDLFKGRPQLVVQHVMFAPDWDAACKSCSFWADGFERMVPHLAARDTSMAALSLASSAKLEAFKKRMGWTFDWVSSGDNDFNRDYGVTFSPDEIATGKPMYNFGTTPIYGPELPGISVFYRNEAGEIFHTYSCFARGLDMMNAAYQYLDLTPLGRHEDGLPYPMDWVRLRDQYEPQATKAACCHG, encoded by the coding sequence ATGCAGCAACATCAGGTCGTTTCGCGCGAGCAGTGGATTGCGGCGCGCAAGGCTCATCTCGCTCGTGAGAAGGAGTTGACGCAGGCTCGCGAACGGCTTGCCGACGAGCGTCGCCAGCTTCCCTGGGTGAAGGTCGACAAGACCTATGTCTTCAACGGGCCGAACGGCAAGGTTACGCTCTCCGATCTCTTCAAGGGACGTCCGCAGCTCGTCGTCCAGCACGTGATGTTCGCGCCCGACTGGGACGCGGCCTGCAAGAGCTGCTCGTTCTGGGCCGACGGTTTCGAGCGCATGGTGCCGCATCTGGCCGCGCGCGACACGTCGATGGCCGCGCTGTCGCTGGCGTCAAGCGCAAAGCTCGAGGCCTTCAAGAAGCGGATGGGCTGGACCTTCGACTGGGTCTCCTCAGGCGACAACGATTTCAACCGCGATTACGGCGTAACCTTCTCGCCGGACGAGATCGCGACCGGCAAGCCGATGTACAATTTCGGCACCACGCCGATCTATGGGCCCGAGCTGCCCGGCATCAGCGTGTTCTACCGCAACGAGGCCGGCGAGATCTTCCACACCTATTCCTGCTTCGCCCGTGGCCTCGACATGATGAACGCCGCCTATCAGTATCTCGATCTCACCCCGCTCGGCCGCCACGAGGACGGTCTGCCCTATCCGATGGACTGGGTCCGCCTGCGCGACCAGTACGAGCCGCAGGCGACGAAGGCGGCGTGCTGCCACGGGTGA
- a CDS encoding SRPBCC domain-containing protein: MQWFGPPNMKPATLQAELDVRTGGSFRISFVRDDGEYFEAGGTYREVVPNERLVFTWAWHSTPERESLVTISFKPDSAGTLMVFHHAQFADETARDNHLRGWSSFFDKLDAFVA; encoded by the coding sequence ATGCAGTGGTTCGGGCCGCCGAACATGAAGCCGGCGACGCTGCAAGCCGAGCTCGACGTCCGCACCGGCGGCAGCTTTCGCATCAGCTTCGTCCGCGACGACGGCGAGTATTTCGAGGCCGGCGGCACCTATCGCGAGGTGGTGCCGAACGAGCGCCTGGTCTTCACCTGGGCCTGGCACTCGACGCCGGAGCGCGAATCGCTGGTCACGATCTCGTTCAAGCCGGACAGTGCGGGCACCCTGATGGTGTTCCATCACGCCCAGTTCGCCGACGAGACGGCGCGCGACAATCACCTGCGCGGATGGAGCTCGTTCTTCGACAAGCTCGATGCCTTCGTCGCCTGA
- a CDS encoding metalloregulator ArsR/SmtB family transcription factor encodes MVKYQDETLDRTFAALSDPTRRALLARLGEADGLSVSELAAPFPVSLPAIMKHLDVLTDAGLIVREKTGRTVSCRLTAQPMEQAMNWLNRYAQFWSDKFDRLAAFVEEETWPTQPSIPPNDQRNAQASRLRVGSARGRKKSSPPGRKPKS; translated from the coding sequence ATGGTTAAGTATCAAGACGAGACGCTGGACCGGACCTTTGCGGCGCTATCTGATCCGACGCGGCGCGCATTGCTGGCGCGCCTTGGCGAAGCGGACGGCCTGTCGGTGAGCGAGCTGGCTGCGCCGTTTCCGGTCTCGCTGCCGGCGATCATGAAGCATCTCGACGTGCTCACGGATGCGGGCCTGATCGTGCGGGAGAAGACCGGACGCACGGTCTCCTGCCGGCTCACGGCGCAGCCGATGGAGCAGGCCATGAACTGGCTCAATCGCTACGCTCAATTCTGGTCCGACAAATTCGATCGTCTTGCCGCCTTCGTGGAGGAAGAGACATGGCCGACGCAGCCATCAATACCGCCGAACGACCAGCGGAACGCCCAAGCCTCACGCTTACGCGTCGGCTCCGCGCGCGGCCGGAAAAAGTCTTCGCCGCCTGGACGCAAGCCGAAAAGCTAA
- a CDS encoding DUF3551 domain-containing protein, producing MRKTQLALLTLGATILAGVVTVTVTPAAARDYPWCAQGGEYDYPGECAYSTYEQCLASVSGRLLYCGPNPLVAYGQAPRPQPRAQRRARPVTPY from the coding sequence ATGCGCAAGACGCAATTGGCACTCCTGACGTTGGGTGCGACGATCCTTGCCGGCGTTGTCACTGTCACTGTCACGCCCGCCGCTGCCCGCGACTATCCCTGGTGCGCCCAGGGCGGTGAATATGACTATCCCGGCGAATGCGCCTACAGCACCTATGAGCAGTGCCTGGCCAGCGTCTCCGGCCGCTTGCTGTATTGCGGCCCGAATCCGCTGGTTGCTTATGGTCAGGCGCCCCGGCCGCAGCCACGGGCACAGCGCCGCGCGCGGCCTGTCACGCCCTACTAG
- a CDS encoding tripartite tricarboxylate transporter substrate binding protein yields the protein MITRRTALGLLAASPLAATPLSKALAADYPARPVKWVVGYPPGGATDILARLIGQRLSEKLGQQFVIENKPGAGNNIGTESVVNAEPDGYTLQLVNPANYINASLYSNLKFNFVRDIAPVASFQRVPNVMTVNKDVPAKNVAEFIEYVKANPGKVNMASSGNGTSVHLSGEMFMAMTGCKMQHVPYRGAAPAITDMLGGQVQVIFDNMPSIIQHIRSGSLRAIGVTTAERSPQLPDVQPIADTVKGYEASALFGMGAPKNTPKEIIAKLNSEINTLMKEPDMTKRLVELGGEPRVQTPEAFGEEIKAETEKWKKVVEFAGLKVE from the coding sequence ATGATCACTCGCCGTACCGCGCTGGGCCTGCTCGCCGCCAGTCCGCTTGCAGCCACCCCGCTGTCGAAGGCCCTTGCCGCCGATTATCCGGCCCGTCCGGTGAAATGGGTGGTCGGCTATCCGCCGGGCGGGGCCACCGACATTCTGGCGCGGCTGATCGGCCAGCGTCTGTCGGAAAAGCTCGGCCAGCAATTCGTGATCGAGAACAAGCCGGGCGCCGGCAACAACATCGGCACCGAATCGGTCGTCAATGCCGAGCCCGACGGCTACACGCTGCAGCTGGTCAATCCGGCCAACTACATCAACGCCTCGCTGTACAGCAATCTCAAGTTCAACTTCGTGCGCGATATTGCGCCGGTGGCCTCGTTCCAGCGCGTGCCGAACGTGATGACCGTCAACAAGGACGTGCCGGCCAAGAACGTCGCCGAGTTCATCGAATATGTGAAGGCCAATCCCGGCAAGGTCAACATGGCCTCGTCCGGCAATGGCACCTCGGTGCATCTGTCCGGCGAGATGTTCATGGCGATGACCGGCTGCAAGATGCAGCACGTGCCCTATCGTGGCGCGGCGCCCGCGATCACCGACATGCTCGGCGGCCAGGTGCAGGTGATCTTCGACAACATGCCCTCGATCATCCAGCACATCCGCTCAGGCTCGCTGCGCGCGATCGGCGTCACCACCGCGGAGCGCTCGCCGCAGTTGCCCGACGTGCAGCCGATCGCCGACACTGTGAAGGGCTACGAGGCCAGCGCGCTGTTCGGCATGGGCGCGCCGAAGAACACTCCGAAGGAGATCATCGCCAAGCTCAACAGCGAGATCAACACGCTGATGAAGGAGCCCGACATGACCAAGCGTCTCGTCGAGCTCGGTGGCGAGCCGCGGGTGCAGACCCCGGAGGCATTCGGCGAGGAGATCAAGGCCGAGACCGAGAAGTGGAAGAAGGTGGTCGAGTTCGCCGGCCTGAAGGTCGAGTAG
- a CDS encoding VOC family protein translates to MPVKVEALDHLVINVADVAVTAEWYRKILGMEVKVFEPGGGKAPRTSLHFGNQKINVRPRDADKVEWFTAEHQAAGSEDLCFLTSSAPDEVVMHLKAHGVAIEEGPGPRQGARGTLRSVYCRDPDGSLIEISSYEDGGR, encoded by the coding sequence ATGCCGGTCAAGGTCGAAGCCCTCGATCATCTCGTGATCAACGTCGCCGATGTCGCGGTGACAGCGGAGTGGTACCGCAAGATTCTCGGCATGGAAGTCAAGGTGTTCGAGCCCGGCGGCGGCAAAGCGCCGCGGACTTCCCTTCATTTCGGTAACCAGAAGATCAACGTCCGGCCGCGCGATGCCGACAAGGTCGAGTGGTTCACCGCGGAACACCAGGCCGCCGGCAGCGAGGATCTCTGCTTCCTCACCTCCTCCGCTCCGGACGAGGTGGTGATGCATTTAAAGGCACATGGCGTCGCCATCGAGGAAGGCCCGGGCCCCAGGCAGGGCGCCCGCGGCACGCTGCGCTCGGTCTATTGCCGGGATCCCGATGGCAGTTTGATCGAGATCTCGTCGTACGAGGATGGTGGCCGTTAG
- a CDS encoding AMP-binding protein encodes MPVQHTAAGIVGPFDGLDVPWLLRMRAEVRRDHPFLIWAPFDAPARRWSYGEFHERVGALAAGLAGRGVRPGEYVLIHLDNCIEALLAWFACVELGAIAVTTNTRSAPAEMAYFADHCGAVAAITQPAYAEIVAQNCRDIRWLAVTSHDAGAPAAQAVSRGDSFESLFADSSDRPRRATDPLAPCSVQYTSGTTSRPKAVLWTHANALWGAKINAAHEDLHASDVHQAYLPLFHTNALAYSMLATLWVGATCVIQPRFSASRFWGVAREHGSTWTSTIPFCMKALLEQEIPTDHKFRLWGTAINEPPAFAAFGVKMIGWWGMTETITHGIVGEVDQPNIPMSIGRAAPEYQIRITDDDGRPTEVGDTGNLAIKGIPGLSLFAEYLHNEKATRESFDEHGFFLTGDRVERLENGFIKFGDRAKDMLKVGGENVAASEIEQVIAVVPGVREAAVVAKKHPMLDEVPVVFIIPHGGVAAAPLDFHDRVMAACRAGLADFKLPREIRLVDDMPRSTLEKVAKAELRKMVG; translated from the coding sequence ATGCCTGTTCAACACACCGCAGCCGGAATCGTGGGTCCGTTCGACGGGCTCGACGTGCCCTGGCTCTTGAGAATGCGCGCCGAGGTCCGGCGTGATCATCCGTTCCTGATCTGGGCACCGTTCGACGCGCCGGCGCGCCGCTGGAGCTATGGCGAGTTTCACGAGCGGGTCGGCGCGCTCGCGGCCGGGCTCGCCGGGCGCGGCGTCAGGCCGGGCGAATATGTTCTCATTCATCTCGACAATTGCATTGAGGCGCTGCTGGCCTGGTTCGCCTGCGTCGAGCTGGGGGCCATCGCCGTCACGACCAACACGCGCTCGGCACCGGCGGAGATGGCATATTTCGCAGATCATTGCGGCGCAGTCGCCGCGATCACGCAGCCCGCCTATGCGGAGATCGTCGCGCAGAACTGCCGCGATATCCGCTGGCTGGCGGTGACCTCGCATGATGCCGGCGCACCAGCTGCGCAAGCGGTCTCGCGCGGCGACAGTTTTGAATCCCTGTTCGCCGACAGCTCCGACCGTCCCAGGCGCGCGACCGATCCGCTGGCGCCGTGCAGCGTGCAATACACCTCGGGCACGACGTCGCGCCCCAAAGCGGTGCTGTGGACCCATGCCAACGCGCTGTGGGGCGCCAAGATCAACGCTGCGCATGAGGACCTGCATGCGAGCGACGTGCACCAGGCATACTTGCCGCTGTTCCACACCAACGCGCTGGCCTACTCCATGCTGGCGACGCTGTGGGTCGGCGCCACCTGCGTGATCCAGCCGCGCTTCTCCGCGAGCCGGTTCTGGGGCGTTGCGCGCGAGCATGGCTCGACCTGGACCTCGACGATCCCGTTCTGCATGAAGGCGCTGCTCGAGCAGGAGATCCCGACGGACCATAAATTCCGCCTGTGGGGCACCGCGATCAACGAGCCGCCGGCCTTTGCCGCCTTCGGCGTCAAGATGATCGGCTGGTGGGGCATGACCGAGACCATCACCCACGGCATCGTCGGCGAGGTCGACCAGCCCAACATTCCGATGTCGATCGGCCGCGCCGCGCCCGAATATCAGATCCGCATCACCGACGATGACGGACGGCCGACCGAGGTCGGCGACACCGGCAATCTCGCGATCAAGGGTATTCCCGGCCTGTCGCTGTTCGCCGAATATCTCCACAACGAGAAGGCGACGCGCGAGAGCTTTGACGAGCACGGCTTCTTCCTCACCGGCGACCGCGTCGAGCGGCTGGAGAACGGCTTCATCAAGTTCGGCGACCGCGCCAAGGACATGCTGAAGGTCGGCGGGGAGAACGTCGCGGCGTCCGAGATCGAGCAGGTGATCGCGGTGGTGCCAGGCGTGCGCGAGGCTGCGGTCGTAGCGAAGAAGCATCCGATGCTGGACGAGGTGCCGGTCGTGTTCATCATCCCGCATGGCGGCGTCGCGGCTGCGCCGCTCGATTTCCATGACCGCGTGATGGCCGCATGCCGCGCCGGCCTCGCCGACTTCAAGCTGCCGCGCGAGATCAGGCTCGTCGACGACATGCCGCGCTCGACGCTGGAGAAGGTGGCGAAGGCGGAGCTGCGGAAGATGGTGGGGTGA
- a CDS encoding HD domain-containing phosphohydrolase → MNASAKPAAKRRLLLASDRSDESTELASILKAVGEVSTVTTQDIPEQPSRDLSGLVVDINLRSPESVQRVRNKLRGDAYRSMPRLFVLADALHHGTMQAWALGATDTISRPLQPDAILQRIRAAFPDTATYDATDRGKTLNRGVEAAHAVLKKMFEKLPLGVPLTFDDVIAAESKILKAIKHSSLREWLTTVGCHHVGSYRHCLFVTGFAVSFAQHLGMREDDQRRLTRAALLHDVGKAFVPSVLLDKPGKLTDEEMAEVRQHPRRGYDALAAQGGFPPEMLDVVLHHHEFLDGSGYPNGLSSNQISDIVRLTTIVDIYAALVEKRAYRMPFTHSRAFTMMEGMGGKLDQQLLQAFRPVALGSF, encoded by the coding sequence ATGAACGCCTCAGCCAAACCCGCCGCCAAACGCCGGCTTCTGCTCGCCTCCGACCGGAGCGACGAGAGCACCGAGCTCGCCAGCATTTTGAAGGCGGTCGGCGAGGTCTCGACGGTGACCACCCAGGACATCCCCGAGCAGCCGTCGCGCGATCTCTCCGGTCTCGTCGTCGACATCAACCTGCGTTCGCCCGAGAGCGTGCAGCGGGTCCGCAACAAGCTGCGCGGCGATGCCTATCGCTCCATGCCGCGGCTGTTCGTGCTTGCCGACGCCCTGCACCACGGCACCATGCAGGCCTGGGCGCTGGGCGCGACCGATACGATCTCGCGTCCGCTGCAGCCCGACGCCATCCTGCAGCGCATCCGCGCCGCGTTTCCCGACACCGCCACCTATGACGCGACCGATCGCGGCAAGACGCTCAACCGCGGCGTCGAGGCGGCGCATGCGGTGCTGAAGAAGATGTTCGAGAAGCTGCCGCTCGGCGTGCCCCTGACCTTCGACGACGTCATCGCCGCCGAGAGCAAGATCCTGAAGGCGATCAAGCACTCCTCGCTGCGGGAATGGCTCACCACGGTCGGCTGCCACCATGTCGGCAGCTACCGGCACTGCCTGTTCGTCACCGGCTTTGCAGTTTCCTTCGCACAGCATCTCGGCATGCGCGAGGATGACCAGCGCCGCCTGACCCGTGCCGCGCTGCTGCACGACGTCGGCAAGGCCTTCGTTCCCTCCGTGCTGCTCGACAAGCCCGGCAAGCTCACCGACGAGGAGATGGCCGAGGTCCGCCAGCATCCGCGCCGCGGCTATGACGCGCTTGCGGCCCAGGGCGGCTTCCCGCCGGAGATGCTGGACGTCGTGCTGCATCACCACGAATTCCTCGACGGCTCGGGCTATCCCAACGGCCTGTCGTCGAACCAGATCAGCGACATCGTGCGGCTGACGACCATCGTCGACATCTACGCCGCGCTGGTGGAGAAGCGCGCCTACCGCATGCCCTTCACCCACTCCCGCGCCTTCACCATGATGGAAGGCATGGGCGGCAAGCTCGACCAGCAGCTGCTGCAGGCGTTCCGCCCGGTGGCGCTGGGGTCGTTCTAG
- a CDS encoding alpha/beta fold hydrolase, protein MPGINRDGVGIYYEVHGEGPPLLLTHGYSSTSAMWHGQVDALARDHKLILWDMRGHGQSDYPDDPAAYSEALTVGDMAAILDAVGAPRAIIGGLSLGGYMSLAFYRAYPQRARALLIIDTGPGFKKDDAREAWNARALATADRLDREGLDVLKQATRERATASHRNAKGLALAARGMLTQRDARVIELLPDIRVPSLIVVGADDTPFLAASDYMAAKIPGAQKVVIPAAGHAVNIDQPQAFVDAVAPFLKNLPG, encoded by the coding sequence ATGCCTGGGATCAATCGGGACGGCGTCGGGATCTACTATGAGGTTCACGGCGAGGGTCCGCCGCTTCTGCTAACCCACGGCTACTCCTCGACCTCGGCGATGTGGCATGGCCAGGTCGATGCGCTCGCGAGGGATCACAAGCTGATCCTGTGGGACATGCGCGGCCACGGCCAGTCCGATTATCCCGATGATCCCGCGGCCTATAGCGAAGCGCTCACGGTCGGCGACATGGCGGCGATCCTCGATGCCGTCGGCGCGCCACGCGCCATCATCGGCGGCCTTTCGCTCGGCGGCTACATGTCGCTCGCCTTCTATCGCGCCTATCCGCAACGCGCTCGCGCGCTGCTGATCATCGACACCGGCCCCGGCTTCAAGAAGGACGACGCGCGCGAGGCCTGGAACGCGCGCGCGCTCGCCACCGCCGACAGGCTCGACCGCGAGGGCCTCGACGTGCTGAAGCAGGCGACGCGCGAACGCGCCACGGCCAGTCATCGCAACGCCAAGGGATTGGCGCTTGCTGCACGCGGCATGCTCACCCAGCGCGATGCGCGCGTGATCGAGCTGCTTCCCGACATCAGGGTGCCGTCGTTGATCGTGGTTGGCGCCGATGACACCCCGTTCCTCGCCGCGTCCGATTACATGGCGGCCAAGATCCCAGGCGCACAAAAGGTCGTGATCCCCGCCGCCGGACACGCCGTCAACATCGATCAGCCCCAGGCTTTTGTTGACGCGGTCGCGCCTTTCCTGAAGAACTTGCCGGGATAG
- a CDS encoding dienelactone hydrolase family protein, which yields MGQDIELTASDNFQFGAYRADPAGAPKGAIVVIQEIFGVNHHIRSVCDRLAKEGYVAIAPSIFDRTTPNFQSGYTPDEIAEARKFVANPDWAAMLRETQAAIDAVKSVGPVGIIGFCLGGSIAFVAATRLSGLKAAIGYYGGAVVRFADEMPKAPTQLHFGEKDAGIPLTDVETIKTKRPDVEVFVYPGAQHGFHCDERPSYDKASSDLAWPRSMEFFAKHLK from the coding sequence GTGGGACAAGACATCGAGCTGACGGCTTCCGATAACTTCCAGTTCGGCGCCTATCGCGCCGATCCCGCCGGCGCGCCGAAGGGCGCTATCGTGGTGATCCAGGAGATTTTCGGCGTCAACCATCACATCCGCTCGGTCTGCGATCGCCTCGCCAAGGAGGGCTACGTCGCGATCGCGCCGTCGATCTTCGACCGGACCACGCCGAACTTCCAGTCCGGCTATACGCCCGATGAGATCGCCGAGGCGCGCAAGTTCGTCGCCAATCCGGACTGGGCCGCGATGCTGCGCGAGACGCAAGCCGCGATCGATGCGGTCAAAAGCGTCGGCCCGGTCGGCATCATCGGTTTCTGTCTCGGCGGCAGCATCGCCTTCGTCGCGGCGACGCGACTCTCGGGGCTGAAGGCCGCAATCGGCTATTACGGCGGCGCGGTCGTGCGCTTCGCCGACGAGATGCCGAAGGCTCCGACGCAGCTGCATTTCGGCGAGAAGGATGCCGGCATTCCGCTGACCGATGTCGAGACGATCAAGACCAAGCGGCCGGACGTCGAGGTCTTCGTCTATCCCGGCGCGCAGCACGGCTTCCATTGCGACGAGCGGCCGAGCTACGACAAGGCGAGCTCCGACCTCGCCTGGCCGCGCAGCATGGAATTTTTCGCGAAGCATTTGAAATAG
- a CDS encoding polysaccharide biosynthesis/export family protein, protein MPVARAFRWSILAASAALTLGGCMQTAGPVAMVQPRPDLDAMAYGQPYSAPQPVVVADGGGAIGALRNSFASSPAPMPVGYAAPMAGPVRYDASYHLDAGDKLRVVVYGQEGLTNSYAIDAGGSITMPLIGAVPARGRTTAGLAGEIAARLRNGYIREPSVAVEIDTYRPFFILGEVSAPGQYPYVPNMTVESAVAIAGGFSPRAKRDVVTVTHSENGGAMRAVVPLGTPLAPGDTVFVGERWF, encoded by the coding sequence GTGCCGGTTGCACGCGCGTTTCGATGGTCGATCTTGGCAGCGTCCGCCGCGCTGACCCTTGGCGGCTGCATGCAGACCGCCGGCCCCGTCGCGATGGTGCAGCCCCGCCCCGATCTCGACGCGATGGCCTATGGCCAGCCCTACAGCGCACCGCAGCCGGTCGTCGTCGCCGACGGTGGCGGCGCCATCGGCGCCTTGCGCAACTCCTTCGCTTCCTCGCCCGCGCCGATGCCGGTCGGTTACGCCGCGCCGATGGCGGGGCCGGTGCGCTACGACGCCTCCTATCATCTCGACGCCGGCGACAAGCTCCGCGTCGTGGTCTACGGCCAGGAAGGTCTCACCAACAGCTACGCCATCGATGCCGGCGGCTCCATCACCATGCCGCTGATCGGCGCGGTGCCCGCGCGCGGCCGCACCACCGCAGGGCTCGCCGGCGAGATCGCCGCGCGCCTGCGCAACGGCTACATCCGCGAACCCTCGGTCGCCGTCGAGATCGACACCTATCGTCCGTTCTTCATTCTCGGTGAAGTCTCCGCGCCCGGCCAATATCCTTATGTGCCGAACATGACGGTCGAAAGCGCGGTTGCGATTGCCGGCGGCTTCTCGCCGCGCGCCAAGCGCGACGTGGTCACCGTGACGCACAGCGAGAACGGCGGCGCCATGCGCGCCGTGGTGCCGCTCGGAACCCCCTTGGCGCCGGGCGACACCGTGTTCGTCGGCGAACGCTGGTTCTGA